TTTAGCTAAGCGTGATAAAATGTTGCtgagttttgcgcgaaaattcaaaaacaaatttaaattaaacaaaatctacaaaggaaaaatgaaagaaactttgAAACATACACTTGTAGATGCTATACTTTGCTCTGAAACCTGACTTAGGATTGTCGTCATTAgcataaaatttcatttttagaaCATGACCGTTAGATGATATTACTGGCGGTCGGGACTCATCTCCATTATAAGCGTGCAAAGTAGACCCATTGTTCTCCATCACCTagacataaataaaattacacttaacTTTACATAACTGTAAGGgtgtaagaaacattttttaaactataaGTTGGAGTAATGTTGCTCGACGTGAAAAATTATAACTctagttacaaaaaataaaaacttactccTTTAACATTAATGGTTAATGTACCTACCTGAACCAACAGGTGACAAAGAcataagaagaaaaacatgttACAACATAACTAAACCTGCTGCATTACGTTATCTCGAATGCACTATTTGAGGACCAAGTTTAGAAATCTGTGTTACACACAAGAAAGGTTAGTCATTATAATTCATAGGGAAAACAAACTGGTAATGAAAACCATACAAAACAAGAAAGGTTAGATCCTTATTCAATACGAAAGACTACAACATCTAAAATGGATTAAATGAACAGAGAGATCTAAATAAATGTTAGGTCCTTACTTATCACGAACGATTACTATTTCTAAAATGGACTAAATGACCAGCGAGATCAAAAGAAATGTTAGATCCTTGCTTAACATGAAGATTTACTGTATCTTTCATCGGCTAACCGGTCACGAAGATCTGGGTACGAAAAGAAACGTTAACTTAATATCAGTGACTACCATATCTACTgctaaaagtatatatattaacCTCAGTAAATGACCAGGTACAAAGTAGGAAGTTCAACAGCACCAGCTGGATAAAATccttctttattacaataaagtattaACCTCAATAACAGCCCGGGTAGAAAGTATGAAAACCAGTTGGATCAAACCCttctttaatgttataataaaatactaacCTCAATAAACGACCAGGGTGAAAGCAGAAAATCCAAGAACACCACTTGAATCAAACCTTTCTTCTCCAGATTCTTAATAATATATTCAGCACTGTAATCGCTAGGATATCTATCAGGGAAAAACGGTGTCTCAATGTATCCTGCCATTCCAGATTCATATAACATGTCACTGCCTTCATACACGTAAATATTATCTGTAACAAGAAGTAGTTTCTaagatattagttttaaaatgcgattttaaattacataatcacgtttatttaaaaataattttaggttcaatatttacttctaataaaattaaaacataaaccttTGGGTTATTTCATAcaagaacaataattattttgtttttgtatctttaAAACGTTTTGGGTTCgtgacattaaatataatatattgtaatagtATGTGTTTCACATATGTGTTAATTGCGAATTAATAATAACAGCAATAAAtcttataaacattatttttataaataggtataatttaaaactttgtttcaaaCCCGTACGAAGTACAATAAAATCGGTGTGACGTCACACAagtaagtaattaaaataaaccgAATTCCTATAACGAATTAAAACGTGTACAACAGAAAACATGTACTAATTCACCTGTTAATCTGACCAACAGAAAACACGTACTGATTCACCTGTTAATCTGACCAACAGAAAACGTATTAATTCATCTGTTAATCTGACCAAAAGAAAGCATGTACTGATTCATCTGTTAATCTGACAAACAGAAACCATGTACTGATTCATCTATTAATATGACCAACAGAAACCATTAATGATTCATCTGTTAATCTGACCAACAAAAAACGTATTGATTCATCTGTTAATCTGACCAACAGAAACCATTACTGATTCATCTGTTAATTTGACCAAAAGAAACCATGTACTGATTCATCTGTTAATCTGACCAACAGAAAACGTATTGATTCATCTGTTAATGTGACCAACAGAAACCATTAATGATTCATCTGTTAATCTGACCAACAGAAAACATGTACTGATTCACCTGTTAATCTGACCAACAGAAACCATTACTGATTCATCTGTTAATCTGACCAACAGAAACCATGTACTGATTCATCTGTTAATCTGACCAACAGAAACCATTAATGATTCATCTGTTAATCTGACCAACAGAAACCATGTACTGATTCATCTGTTAATCTGACCAACAGAAACCATTAATGATTCATCTGTTAATCTGACCAACAGAAAACATGTACTGATTCATCTGTTAATCTGACCTACAGAAACCATGTACTGATTAATCTGTTAATCTGATCAACAGAAAACGTATTGATTCATCTGTTATTCTGACCAACAGAAACCATTACTGATGCATCTGTTAATCTGACCAACCGAAACCATTATTAATTCATCTGTTAATCTGACCAACAGAAACCATGTACGGATTCATCTGTTAATCTGACCTACAGAAAATATGTAGTGATTCATCTGTTCATCTGATCAACAGAAAAcgtattgattcatatgttaatCTGATCAACAGAAAACATGTACTGATTCATTTTTTAATCTAACCAACAGAAAACATGTACTGATTCATTTGTTAATCTGACCTACAAAAAACATGTACTGATTCATCTGTTAATCTAACCAACAGAAAACAGGTTAAAAACAGATGAATCAGCTAATCTGACCTACACAGAACTTAAGCTGATTCATCTGCTAATTTGACCTCTATAAAACATGTACTTTTATCCGTTAATGTGAGCAAAACCTAATTTAAAAACGATTTCCACTCTGCAACATTCTTGatgtaaagaaagtaaaaattgtgagatgttatttgtaatttacaaATAAGGTTATTCTGAGTCAATTTCTGTTTTTGATAAGCAATAATGCATAACGTATCTGGAAATGCTTTACGAAGAGTGCAAAAAGTACTGTAATACATATTCTAACCAAATTATACTCTGCTTCTTTGTTATTTCATATGCATCACTCGCTCCCAGCTTAAAGTATGATTCTATTCAACAAGGTcgtgtaaataaacatttaaactaagattgttaaaagaataaCTGTATTTCGATTTCTACAGAAAGTATTCTACCGacatttgagttaaaataataaagtgataaactaCCTACCAGCAGCTTTAAGTTCTAACTTGAAGGCACCGGTGTGTGACAAACTGTAAAAGAAATCTATCACTAAAAGCTTCGACAAAGACTCGAAACCCGTGGATGGATGTGTACTGATTCCACAAAACGTCTGACGAGACTGTTTATAGTAAGGTTCATGAATTCGAATGTAATCACACCTGTTTCAAAGAAAGTTTAAACACATTTGAAACAGTTGTTGATACATTATTTTATCGCTGTAATGGCAAGATGAGTTACATAAAAAAACCAGTAAAGCTGTAGATAAATCTTGCCTCAAGAGCTCTTGTTGTGGTTGATCCAAAATCCCACCCTCCTTGTCTGTTGTCTTGTTAGCCAAAATAAGTCatattttccaacaatataaaacagttaaaaactaactgaaatttaaattatttggtcTATTACGAAGCAAAACCAATAACttgtaacatttgttaattttagattaaTATAGCTTAACACATTCTACGTTATCCTTGACCCTAATTCTGCCTCATCAATCTTCAACATATTCTATATTATTCGTTAACCCTTATACCACATCATGGCTCTTCAATACATTCTATATCATTTGTTATCCCTAATACTCAATAATGACTGTTCAACCCACGTATTCGTTAACTTTAACACTACAGTATGCATATATGACTCTTGAAATATCTATTTTCTTACctgaataaaataagtataatcaacgtatttttaaaaatacttatcgTCCTAAAATAGAACctcataaatatttgtataattttattaaccttcataCAGGATATGTTGTCAGCATAATTCGTCTTTCCGTTTCTAAAAGTATATATTAACCATAATAAATATCTCTTTACGTATGTTTTAAAGTTGTCTTTAATcgtgtaaaatatacattttcaacgGTATTGTGCTGTTTAGTGACAATAATATCGTGcgttttttcataattttctgtAAGCATTGTTAAccctaaaacagaaaaaatattttcaaaatatcataGTATTTGTTAACTCTAGTACACTATTTAAGCACTTTAATATTTGTTGATCGTGATACACGCCGTTTCAACTGTATCTACAGAACTCTTTAATCCTTATATAAACGCGCTGCTTAAACAGCGTCAACTAATTTTTTATGTATACCTACATaagtattttccatttttttgcaCTATTCAGTATTCTTCCTGTAGCTCTCCTTATTGTAAGTTGCTAaattatttgatgtttattttactgtaaggTTAATCACTAACTCTCTATTTctttctacattaaaataaagaacagcgTGTTCGATTGGCGAAAATGTTTTCGTTACACGTAAAGTACCAGTTCatagaatgattgtttgtttggaatttcgcacaaagctactcgagagctatctgtgctagccgtccctaatttagcagtgtaagactagagggaaggcagctagtcatccccacccaccgccaacttgggttactcttttaccaacgaaaagtgggattgaccgtcacattataatgcccccacggctgggagggcgagcacgtttagcgcgacgtgggcgcgaacccgcgaccctcggagtaccagtcgcgcgccttacgcgcttggccatgccgggccttcatataatgagagtaaaaaaaaaacacacatacagaacgttaaaagtaatgttttttacTGATGAAACCCAAGTGTGCAGGGAAAGTattatcaataaattattcaattaGAATTCGAACTTTCCTTGCTAATCAAAACTGATCAAAGCCATCACATGTAAGATTATTTTCTTTAGCATTTATAAATTGTGATCCATGGTAAATATTCGAAATCTTACTTAAATTTCGAGCGAGAGGAACATAACGACCGCCTAGTCGTTCGTACTCAGAAAGTTCACAATGTTACAAGCAAGTACGCCTACACCGCGATCAATAGACGTCCACTACTTGTTATTTTAATAGCTTTCCTCGGTTTTATTGATGACCTGACTTTAGCGCCACATCTCATTTTAAACCATGGAAGTTTTCTTTGTGCCTTATACTGATTGTCAGGCCTAAAGTACTTCAGCTGATATTTAATAACAACCTATGACTGAGTGTGAGGAACTATTTCAAAAAAACTTATTACTTTCGTATTTTTACAGGAACATGTAAAAAACGTTTCCAtttcattaaatacaatataatgaAGAGCTATGTTTTATCTGTTCAGTAATAACTATTACAGATAAACAAGTCTATGATTGGCCTAAACACTGCATACATTTCAGCCATTAGAGATAGTGATTACTCCCTGGTAGCGTGACAATTAGCTTGAGGCTCATAATACTAAAATCTCAGTGATGGCTACAAAACAAGTCTCAggatgtttcgaccttcttcggtcatcgtcaggttcacaaagcgatgacgatgaccgaagaaggtcgaaacgttgttcgcttttctatgtaaaagtgttttctcagcccaaacgagccgtttttgcatataaattttctcaacaagtgggtttctcgtcatcactgaagtCTCAGGATGTAGTTTTATCCTTCAAAGCAAACACACGAATAAAAGTAATAGTATTTTCTACAGTTATACGTGgatgaaaataacattattaaataaccGAGTTGTAGGCTTATATCATGTATCAACCACTGTAAAAAAGGTATACATATTACTCACCTTCATCATCCTCAGATATTTCACTTATAACTGTGCTTAACGAAACAAAGAAAATTCACACTTGTGTTCAACAATAGATGTTTGTAAGAGCCAGGAAATAAATACATCTAAGTATTCTTCAGTTTTAGAAGTTTAAGTATCAATTTTTAGTCGTTGTGAAAAGACGACGCTAGAACAAAAATACAGGTAGAGATAAATATCTCACCAGCACGAGTCATCACTGCTACATGTTGGTAAGTTCAAATAATGGAAACTAATTACGAAGTGGCAGGACGGGCATGTAATTAGTTCCACGCTACACCGTTGTGGGGCGCTTTGTTGACTATTATTTGGGTGCCCTGTCTCACTGGATAAATTACCCATTGTAATGATGTCTCTTTGTCCtgcttcaaaatattgttttttcccATTCATCTGTTGACAGATATCTAAACAATATGAAAGATAAATTGAATTAGCACTTGTGCATATGTATACtattatgtgcatatatatactattatgtgcatatatatactattaaaagcagtacaacgttaaaataatttatttaaaaatgggaATAGCCTAAAATCTCTAAAACATGAACATGATTTGAAGGGTTAGTTCctgtttttaatagtgtttaTTGGGCAATAGATTTAATGTTCTACTCATCTTAGTTCTacaatgtaaaatatgttttacattgttttacataGTTGTTATAAATGACAATAGATAGAACACTACGTAACTGTTGAAAGTAATACATGATATAACAGGTAGATCATTTCTTAACATAATAcaagttctgttttattatatacaaataatatcaaATACATCATAATCATAAATAACAGAGGATCACTGAGATACGTCATTATTATAACTAACAGGGGGCATCACTGAGTTACATCATTATTATAACTAACAGGGGATCACTGAGGTacatctttattataaataacagggGGTATCACTGAggtatatcattattataaataacagggGGTATCACTGAggtatatcattattataactaACAGGGGGCATCACTGAGTTACATCATTATTATAACTAACAGGGGATCACtaaggtatattttattataaataacagggGGTATCACTGACgtatatcattattataactaACAGGGGATCACTGAGttacatcattattataaataatagagGATCACTGAGttacatcattattataaataatagagGATCACTGAggtatatcattattataaataacaaggGGTATCACTGAggtatatcattattataaataacagggGGTATCACTGAggtatatcattattataactaACAGGGGATCACTGAGTtacatcattattataattaatagaGGATCACTGAggtatatcattattataaataacagggGATCACTGAGttacatcattattataaataacagggGGTATCACTGAGGTatatcataattataaataatagagGATCACTGaggtatattattattataaataacagggTGTAACACTGaggtatataattattataactaacaGGAGATCACTGAGttacatcattattataaataatagagGAACACTGAGGTAcacctttattataaataacagggGGTATCACTGAggtatatcattattataactaACAGGGGATCACTGAGttacatcattattataaataataaaggaTCACTGAggtatatcattattataaataacagggGGTATCACTGAggtatatcattattataaataacagggGGTATCACTGAggtatatcattattataaataataaaggaTCACTGAggtatatcattattataaataacagggGGTATCACTGAggtatatcattattataaataatagagGATCACTGacatatatcattatatataatagGGGCTCACTGACATAcgctattattataaataaaagagaATCACTGagttacattataaacaaatgcCCAATGatctataatattattaataggaAAAGGCGGAAGTTCTCAGAAGCATGACAATATAATGGAGATTTATTAAGCTGTggcactgttagaaacaaactaGGCTCTCTGATTTACGttatatttaaactaacaaatacgtaatgataaatatatatatatatactattaaaaggagtacaacgttaaaataatttatttaaaaatgggaATAGCTCTAAAATCTCTAAAACATGTACATGATTTGTAGGGCTAGTTCCTgtgattatatattatatataaatatacagggtgttcagttttgtctgttaattattatataagtgcacagtgaatttccgaacaccctgtatacaTCAAAAAATATTTCCAGTATTCTAATCATTTTAGAACTGACGGTAGTTGGCacagatatattataaataaaaattggacGTTCACTTCAAAGAATATATTAATTCATCAGACTTTATATTCTTACTCAGGACATTAATTTCAAGTTTTAGATTTAAAGTCCGATGATGCTCGTTAACATCTAATAGCCTTCCACgataaaaaaaaactcactttTTTCTGGTATTAACTTGCTGGGTACGAATAGTTGAATAAGCATCAAAGAATTCATAACCACAAAACCTGGATAAACAGAGATAGAG
Above is a genomic segment from Tachypleus tridentatus isolate NWPU-2018 chromosome 11, ASM421037v1, whole genome shotgun sequence containing:
- the LOC143231431 gene encoding CUB domain-containing protein 2-like isoform X1 → MFCLGAKLRGFVVMNSLMLIQLFVPSKLIPEKNICQQMNGKKQYFEAGQRDIITMGNLSSETGHPNNSQQSAPQRCSVELITCPSCHFVISFHYLNLPTCSSDDSCWCDYIRIHEPYYKQSRQTFCGISTHPSTGFESLSKLLVIDFFYSLSHTGAFKLELKAADNIYVYEGSDMLYESGMAGYIETPFFPDRYPSDYSAEYIIKNLEKKGLIQVVFLDFLLSPWSFIEVMENNGSTLHAYNGDESRPPVISSNGHVLKMKFYANDDNPKSGFRAKYSIYKCMFQSFFHFSFVDFV
- the LOC143231431 gene encoding CUB domain-containing protein 2-like isoform X2, with protein sequence MNSLMLIQLFVPSKLIPEKNICQQMNGKKQYFEAGQRDIITMGNLSSETGHPNNSQQSAPQRCSVELITCPSCHFVISFHYLNLPTCSSDDSCWCDYIRIHEPYYKQSRQTFCGISTHPSTGFESLSKLLVIDFFYSLSHTGAFKLELKAADNIYVYEGSDMLYESGMAGYIETPFFPDRYPSDYSAEYIIKNLEKKGLIQVVFLDFLLSPWSFIEVMENNGSTLHAYNGDESRPPVISSNGHVLKMKFYANDDNPKSGFRAKYSIYKCMFQSFFHFSFVDFV